A genomic stretch from Enterobacter pseudoroggenkampii includes:
- the pfkA gene encoding 6-phosphofructokinase, translating into MIKKIGVLTSGGDAPGMNAAIRGVVRAALTEGLEVFGVYDGYLGLYEDRMVQLDRYSVSDMINRGGTFLGSARFPEFRDEHVREVAIENMKKRGLDALVVIGGDGSYMGAKRLTEMGFPCIGLPGTIDNDIKGTDYTIGFFTALGTVVEAIDRLRDTSSSHQRISIVEVMGRYCGDLTLAAAIAGGCEFIVVPEVEFSREDLVAEIKAGIAKGKKHAIVAITEHICDVDELAKYIEAETKRETRATVLGHIQRGGSPGPYDRILASRMGAYAIDLLLQGHGGRCVGIQNEKLVHHDIIDAIENMKRPFKGDWLDCAKKLY; encoded by the coding sequence ATGATTAAGAAAATCGGTGTGTTGACAAGCGGCGGTGATGCGCCGGGCATGAACGCGGCAATTCGTGGTGTTGTCCGTGCAGCGCTGACGGAAGGCCTGGAAGTTTTTGGCGTTTATGACGGTTATCTGGGCCTGTATGAAGATCGTATGGTTCAGCTCGACCGTTACAGCGTGTCTGACATGATCAACCGTGGCGGTACTTTCCTCGGTTCTGCGCGCTTCCCGGAATTCCGTGATGAACACGTTCGTGAAGTGGCTATCGAAAACATGAAGAAACGCGGCCTGGACGCCCTGGTGGTTATCGGTGGTGACGGCTCCTACATGGGTGCAAAACGTCTGACCGAAATGGGTTTCCCGTGCATCGGTCTGCCGGGCACCATCGACAACGACATCAAAGGTACTGACTACACTATCGGCTTCTTTACCGCGCTGGGTACCGTTGTTGAAGCGATTGACCGTCTGCGTGATACCTCGTCTTCTCACCAGCGTATCTCTATCGTTGAAGTGATGGGCCGTTACTGCGGCGACCTGACCCTGGCGGCAGCCATTGCGGGCGGTTGCGAATTTATCGTCGTGCCAGAAGTCGAATTTAGCCGTGAAGATCTAGTGGCTGAAATCAAAGCGGGCATCGCGAAGGGTAAAAAACACGCAATCGTGGCTATCACCGAGCACATCTGTGACGTTGACGAGCTGGCGAAGTACATCGAAGCCGAAACCAAACGCGAAACCCGCGCGACCGTACTGGGTCACATCCAGCGTGGTGGTTCTCCAGGCCCTTACGACCGTATTCTGGCGTCCCGTATGGGCGCGTACGCTATCGATCTGCTGCTGCAGGGTCACGGCGGCCGCTGCGTCGGTATTCAGAACGAAAAACTGGTTCACCATGACATCATCGACGCGATTGAAAACATGAAGCGTCCGTTCAAAGGTGACTGGCTGGACTGCGCGAAAAAACTGTACTGA
- a CDS encoding CDP-diacylglycerol diphosphatase: MKKIILLILIVIALAAGGVYWMKAGNPNALRHIVLDQCVPNQIQNRNPAPCAQVKTDAGYVVFKDRNGPLQYLLMPTYRINGTESPLLTEAHTPNFFWLAWQSRSFMTLKRGSEVPDSAISLTINSPTGRTQNHFHIHISCLRPDVREKLNAAQGEISTQWLPLPGGLEGHEYLARRVTENELVQRSPFIMLAEELPEARDHMGRFALAMAQQSDGSFVLLATERNLLMLNRASAEELQDHQCAILK, translated from the coding sequence GTGAAAAAAATTATCTTATTGATCCTCATTGTCATCGCCCTTGCCGCTGGCGGCGTGTACTGGATGAAAGCGGGTAATCCGAATGCGTTGCGACATATCGTTCTCGACCAGTGTGTGCCGAATCAGATCCAGAATCGTAACCCGGCGCCGTGTGCGCAGGTGAAAACGGATGCAGGCTATGTGGTATTTAAAGATCGCAACGGGCCGCTGCAGTACCTGCTGATGCCGACATATCGCATCAACGGTACCGAGAGCCCGCTGTTGACCGAAGCGCACACGCCGAACTTTTTCTGGCTGGCGTGGCAGTCGCGCAGCTTTATGACCCTGAAGCGCGGATCCGAGGTGCCTGACAGCGCCATTTCGCTGACGATTAACTCGCCGACAGGGCGCACGCAGAACCATTTCCATATTCATATCTCCTGCCTGCGTCCGGACGTGCGCGAGAAGCTCAACGCGGCACAGGGAGAAATCAGCACCCAGTGGCTGCCTCTTCCCGGAGGGCTGGAAGGACATGAGTATCTTGCTCGCCGGGTGACGGAAAATGAACTGGTGCAGCGCAGCCCGTTCATAATGCTGGCGGAAGAGCTGCCGGAAGCGCGCGATCATATGGGGCGCTTTGCCCTGGCGATGGCGCAGCAGTCGGATGGCTCGTTTGTGTTGCTGGCGACCGAGCGCAATCTGTTGATGCTCAACCGCGCGTCGGCAGAGGAATTGCAGGATCATCAATGCGCTATCCTGAAGTAA
- a CDS encoding sulfate ABC transporter substrate-binding protein, translating to MNKWGVGLTLLLASTSVLAKDIQLLNVSYDPTRELYEQYNKAFAAHWKQETGDNVVVRQSHGGSGKQATSVINGIEADVVTLALAYDVDAIAERGRIDKNWIKRLPDNSAPYTSTIVFLVRKGNPKQIHDWNDLIKPGVSVITPNPKSSGGARWNYLGAWGYALHHNNGDQAKAQEFVKALYKNVEVLDSGARGATNTFVERGIGDVLIAWENEALLATNELGKDKFEIVTPSESILAEPTVSVVDKVVEKKDTKAVAEAYLKYLYSPEGQEIAAKNFYRPRDPAVAKKYESVFPKLKLFTIDDEFGGWTKAQKEHFSNGGTFDQISQR from the coding sequence ATGAATAAATGGGGCGTGGGTTTAACATTATTGCTGGCATCGACCAGCGTTCTGGCTAAGGACATCCAGTTACTGAACGTGTCATACGACCCGACGCGTGAGCTGTACGAGCAATACAACAAAGCGTTTGCAGCACACTGGAAACAGGAAACCGGCGACAACGTCGTGGTTCGCCAGTCTCACGGTGGTTCTGGCAAGCAGGCGACCTCCGTCATCAACGGGATTGAAGCCGACGTGGTGACCCTGGCGCTGGCCTACGATGTTGACGCGATCGCCGAGCGTGGCCGTATCGACAAAAACTGGATCAAACGCCTGCCGGATAACTCCGCGCCATACACCTCGACCATCGTTTTCCTGGTACGTAAAGGCAACCCGAAACAGATCCATGACTGGAATGACCTGATTAAGCCGGGCGTGTCAGTCATCACGCCTAACCCGAAAAGCTCTGGCGGCGCTCGCTGGAACTACCTGGGCGCATGGGGCTACGCGCTGCACCATAACAATGGCGACCAGGCCAAAGCGCAGGAATTCGTGAAAGCGCTGTATAAAAACGTTGAGGTGCTGGACTCCGGCGCACGTGGCGCCACCAACACCTTCGTCGAGCGTGGGATTGGCGACGTGCTGATCGCATGGGAAAACGAAGCCCTGCTGGCCACTAACGAACTGGGTAAAGACAAATTCGAGATCGTGACCCCAAGCGAATCAATTCTGGCTGAACCGACCGTCTCCGTGGTCGATAAAGTGGTTGAGAAGAAAGATACCAAAGCGGTGGCGGAAGCCTACCTGAAGTATCTGTACTCGCCAGAAGGCCAGGAAATTGCGGCGAAAAACTTCTATCGTCCACGCGATCCGGCCGTTGCGAAGAAATACGAAAGCGTATTCCCTAAACTGAAACTCTTCACCATTGATGACGAGTTCGGTGGCTGGACCAAAGCGCAGAAAGAGCACTTCTCTAACGGCGGCACCTTCGACCAGATCAGCCAGCGCTAA
- a CDS encoding DUF1454 family protein, with amino-acid sequence MKSSARSLFLCLALLSVGYPLHAAETTAPTTAPYLLAGAPSFDQSISEFRETFNQANPTLPLDEFRAIDGPRDTPTLTRAASKINENLYASTALERGTLKIKSMQITWLPIQGPEQKAAKAKALEYMSAVLQAFTPALTKKQSQQKLQKLLTAGKNKRYYADTEGAIRYVVADNGEKGLTFAVEPIKLALSDTLDGAN; translated from the coding sequence ATGAAAAGTTCGGCACGTTCTCTCTTCCTGTGTTTAGCGCTGCTCAGCGTGGGTTACCCCCTGCACGCCGCCGAAACCACTGCCCCGACCACAGCTCCGTATCTGCTGGCGGGCGCGCCGTCATTCGATCAGTCCATCAGCGAGTTTCGTGAAACCTTCAATCAGGCCAACCCCACGCTGCCGCTGGATGAGTTTCGCGCTATTGATGGCCCCCGTGACACGCCTACCCTGACCCGTGCGGCAAGCAAGATTAACGAGAATTTGTATGCCTCCACGGCGCTGGAGCGCGGGACGTTAAAAATCAAAAGCATGCAAATCACCTGGCTGCCAATACAGGGGCCAGAGCAGAAAGCCGCTAAGGCGAAAGCGCTGGAGTACATGAGCGCGGTATTGCAGGCCTTTACCCCTGCGCTGACGAAAAAGCAAAGTCAGCAAAAGCTGCAAAAACTCCTTACCGCCGGGAAAAACAAGCGTTACTACGCCGATACCGAAGGCGCGATCCGCTATGTTGTAGCGGACAACGGCGAAAAAGGACTGACCTTCGCTGTTGAACCGATTAAGCTGGCACTATCTGACACTCTCGACGGGGCGAATTAA
- a CDS encoding SLC13 family permease has translation MSFWLTYPLLLPSLIVGVTIVLWATSLLPEFITALLFFTAAMTARIAPPEVIFGGFASSAFWLVFSGFVLGVAIRKTGLADRAARAVSSKLTDSWVLMVASVVLLSYALAFVMPSNMGRIALLMPIVAAMAKRAGIADGSRAWFGLALAVGFGTFQLSATILPANVPNLVMSGAAEGSYGIHLNYVPYLLLHTPVLGILKGLILIGLICWLFPGSPKPPKEQAPSEPMGRDEKRLAWLLAVVLGMWVTESWHGVGPAWTGLAASIIVMLPRIGFITGEEFSAGVNMRTCIYVAGILGLAIVVTQTGIGTAVGEALLRIMPLNADRPFTSFLALTGITTALNFIMTANGVPALYTTLAQSFSDATGFPLLSVIMIQVLGYSTPLLPYQASPIVVAMGLGKVPARAGMVLCLALAVATYLVLLPLDYLWFSVLGKL, from the coding sequence ATGTCGTTCTGGTTAACGTATCCTCTGCTGCTACCCTCACTGATCGTTGGCGTCACCATCGTTCTGTGGGCGACGTCGCTATTGCCGGAATTCATCACCGCGCTGCTGTTCTTCACGGCGGCGATGACCGCCAGAATCGCCCCGCCGGAGGTCATCTTCGGCGGTTTTGCCTCGTCGGCTTTCTGGCTGGTATTCAGCGGCTTTGTGCTCGGCGTGGCGATCCGTAAAACCGGACTGGCGGACAGGGCCGCCCGGGCGGTGTCGTCAAAGCTCACCGACTCCTGGGTATTAATGGTAGCGAGCGTGGTGCTGCTGAGCTATGCGCTGGCGTTTGTGATGCCGTCGAACATGGGACGTATTGCGCTGCTGATGCCGATTGTCGCGGCGATGGCAAAACGCGCCGGTATCGCCGACGGCTCCCGCGCCTGGTTTGGTCTGGCGCTGGCGGTAGGGTTTGGGACTTTCCAGCTTTCGGCGACGATTCTGCCCGCTAACGTCCCTAATCTGGTGATGAGCGGTGCTGCGGAAGGTTCGTACGGCATCCATCTGAACTATGTCCCGTATCTGCTGCTGCACACGCCGGTGCTGGGCATTCTCAAAGGCCTGATCCTGATTGGCCTGATCTGCTGGCTATTTCCCGGTAGCCCGAAACCGCCGAAGGAACAGGCGCCCTCTGAGCCTATGGGGCGGGACGAAAAGCGTCTCGCCTGGCTGCTGGCGGTGGTGCTGGGGATGTGGGTGACGGAGAGCTGGCACGGCGTGGGACCCGCGTGGACGGGGCTGGCGGCGTCGATCATCGTTATGCTACCGCGTATAGGTTTTATCACCGGGGAGGAGTTTTCTGCGGGGGTGAATATGCGCACCTGTATCTACGTTGCCGGTATTTTGGGGCTGGCGATCGTCGTGACCCAAACCGGTATCGGAACGGCGGTGGGCGAGGCGTTGCTCCGCATTATGCCGCTGAATGCAGACCGACCGTTCACCAGTTTCCTGGCGCTGACCGGTATTACCACCGCACTCAACTTCATTATGACCGCCAACGGCGTGCCGGCGCTTTACACCACCTTGGCGCAGAGCTTCTCGGATGCGACCGGTTTCCCGCTGCTGTCGGTGATCATGATTCAGGTGCTGGGCTATTCTACGCCGCTGCTGCCGTATCAGGCGTCGCCGATTGTGGTGGCGATGGGGCTCGGGAAGGTGCCTGCAAGGGCGGGGATGGTGCTTTGTCTGGCGCTGGCGGTGGCAACTTATCTGGTGCTGCTGCCGCTGGATTATCTGTGGTTTAGCGTGTTAGGTAAGTTGTAG
- the tpiA gene encoding triose-phosphate isomerase produces the protein MRHPLVMGNWKLNGSRHMVNELVANLRKELAGVTGCAVAIAPPDMYLDLAKHAADGSHIILGAQNVDVNLSGAFTGETSAEMLKDIGAKYIIIGHSERRTYHKESDEFIAKKFAVLKEQGLIPVLCIGETEAENEAGKTEEVCARQIDAVLKTQGAAAFEGAVIAYEPVWAIGTGKSATPAQAQAVHKFIRDHIAKADAKVAEQVIIQYGGSVNASNAAELFTQPDIDGALVGGASLKADAFAVIVKAAEAAKQA, from the coding sequence ATGCGACATCCTTTAGTGATGGGTAACTGGAAACTGAACGGCAGCCGCCACATGGTAAACGAACTGGTTGCGAACCTGCGTAAAGAGCTGGCTGGCGTGACGGGCTGCGCGGTTGCTATCGCTCCGCCGGATATGTACCTGGATCTGGCTAAACACGCCGCTGACGGCAGCCACATCATTCTGGGCGCGCAGAACGTTGACGTTAACCTGTCTGGCGCGTTCACCGGTGAAACCTCCGCTGAAATGCTGAAAGATATCGGCGCGAAATACATCATCATCGGCCACTCCGAGCGTCGCACCTATCACAAAGAATCTGATGAGTTCATCGCGAAGAAATTCGCCGTGCTGAAAGAGCAGGGTCTGATCCCGGTTCTGTGCATCGGTGAAACCGAAGCAGAAAACGAAGCGGGCAAAACCGAAGAAGTGTGCGCACGTCAGATCGACGCCGTGCTGAAAACCCAGGGCGCGGCAGCGTTCGAAGGCGCGGTTATCGCTTACGAGCCAGTCTGGGCGATCGGTACCGGCAAATCAGCAACCCCTGCGCAGGCTCAGGCGGTTCACAAATTCATCCGTGACCACATTGCGAAAGCTGACGCCAAAGTCGCTGAGCAAGTGATAATCCAGTACGGCGGTTCCGTAAACGCCTCCAACGCTGCTGAGCTGTTCACCCAGCCAGACATCGATGGCGCGCTGGTTGGCGGTGCATCCCTGAAAGCGGACGCTTTCGCGGTGATCGTTAAAGCGGCAGAAGCGGCTAAACAGGCGTAA